One stretch of Roseimicrobium sp. ORNL1 DNA includes these proteins:
- a CDS encoding efflux RND transporter permease subunit: protein MSRFFIDRPIFAWVIAIVIMIGGTIAMLNLPITQYPSIAPPTIAITATYPGASAKTVEDTVTQVIEQKLNGIDHLRYIESSSDSNGGATITVTFDGGTNPDTAQVQVQNKLQLAMPLLPQEVQRQGVSVTKSVRNFLLVVSLVSEDGKMNNADLGDYLISNLLDPVSQITGVGEIQSFSTQYSMRIWVDPDKLTEYGLTSSDVTASIREQNVQVSSGAVGGLPAAPGQLMTAPIVAQGRLQTTEQFGNILLRVNPDGSRVFLRDVARIELGSENYNNLARFNRQPAAGMALKPAVGSNALETVEAVKKKVTELSAFFPPGVKVIYPYDTTPFVRHSIREVVKTLIEAVILVFLVMYLFLQNWRATLIPTLAVPVVLLGTFGVLAVAGYTINTLTLFGLVLAIGLLVDDAIVVVENVERVMEEEGLAPREATIKSMKQISGALVGIGLVLSAAFVPMAFFGNSTGVIYRQFAITLVSAVSLSVLVALIFTPALCATMLKPIKKGGAHKTRGFFGWFNRSFNRTADKYAASVGYILKRRALPLIAYAGIAIGVFFLFKHLPTGFLPDEDTGFLFTTAQLPPGATREQSVALLERMENHLFEKHGDSLMGVFGIAGFSFFGSGQNQVLTFCPLKDWKERAGPGQSVKAIQGETMGTFMQFKEALAFAFAPPAVLELGNVNGFDLRLVDNAGLGHEALMNARMQLIGMAAQNPKLVGVRPNGLSDTPQMKLDVDNEKASALGISLAAINAELANVWGSSYVNDFIDKGRVKKVFIQGDATSRMSPDDIGKWYVRNNKGEMVPFTAFASVSWMLDSPKRERFNGAPSVAISGEPAPGNSSGEAMRIMEDLAKQLPPGIGYAWAGLSYEEQLSGANSGVLYILSMLMVFLCLAALYESWSIPISVMMDMPLGALGVLAATSLRGLPNDIYFQIGFITIIGLSAKNAILVIEFAKEAYDEGATLIDAAMHAVRQRLRPILMTSIAFCLGVLPLATSTGAGAGSQNAIGTGVVGGTITTTILGLFFVPLYFVTVMALFKVKRSTLKSRTAGEQPKQPEGDTPLVAAGA, encoded by the coding sequence ATGTCTCGTTTCTTCATTGATCGTCCCATCTTCGCGTGGGTTATCGCGATCGTGATCATGATTGGTGGCACCATTGCCATGCTGAATCTGCCCATCACGCAGTATCCCAGCATCGCACCGCCCACCATCGCCATCACGGCCACCTATCCCGGCGCCTCCGCCAAGACGGTGGAAGACACCGTCACCCAGGTCATCGAGCAGAAGCTCAATGGCATCGACCACCTGCGTTACATCGAGTCCTCCAGTGATTCGAACGGTGGTGCGACGATCACCGTGACGTTCGATGGCGGCACGAACCCGGACACGGCGCAGGTGCAGGTGCAGAACAAGCTGCAGCTTGCCATGCCGCTACTCCCGCAGGAAGTGCAACGCCAGGGTGTGAGCGTGACCAAGTCCGTGCGCAACTTCCTCCTGGTCGTCAGTCTCGTGTCCGAGGATGGCAAGATGAACAATGCCGACCTTGGTGACTACCTCATCAGCAACTTGCTGGATCCGGTGAGCCAGATCACGGGTGTGGGTGAGATTCAGAGCTTCAGCACGCAATATTCCATGCGCATCTGGGTGGACCCGGACAAGCTCACGGAATACGGCCTCACTTCCTCTGATGTGACGGCTTCCATCCGTGAACAGAATGTGCAGGTCTCCTCCGGTGCAGTTGGTGGTCTTCCGGCAGCGCCAGGGCAGTTGATGACCGCGCCCATCGTGGCGCAGGGGCGGCTGCAAACGACCGAACAGTTTGGAAACATCCTACTGCGCGTGAACCCGGATGGCTCGCGTGTGTTCCTGCGTGACGTGGCCCGCATCGAGCTGGGCAGTGAGAACTACAACAACCTCGCCCGCTTCAACCGCCAGCCCGCCGCAGGGATGGCGCTCAAACCCGCCGTGGGCTCGAATGCCCTCGAAACGGTGGAAGCCGTGAAGAAGAAGGTCACTGAGCTCTCCGCCTTCTTCCCACCCGGCGTGAAGGTCATCTATCCTTACGACACCACGCCCTTCGTGCGGCACTCCATCCGTGAAGTGGTGAAGACACTCATCGAAGCGGTGATTCTCGTGTTCCTGGTGATGTACCTCTTCCTGCAGAACTGGCGCGCCACCTTGATCCCCACACTGGCTGTACCTGTGGTGCTGTTGGGCACGTTTGGCGTGCTCGCGGTGGCGGGATACACCATCAATACGCTCACCCTCTTTGGCCTCGTACTAGCCATCGGTCTACTGGTGGACGATGCCATCGTGGTGGTGGAAAACGTGGAACGCGTGATGGAGGAAGAAGGACTCGCGCCACGCGAGGCCACCATCAAGTCCATGAAACAGATTTCCGGCGCGCTGGTCGGCATCGGCCTCGTGCTTTCCGCGGCGTTCGTGCCGATGGCCTTCTTTGGAAACTCCACCGGCGTGATTTACCGCCAGTTCGCCATCACGCTGGTCTCGGCAGTGTCCCTTTCCGTGCTGGTAGCTCTCATCTTCACTCCAGCCCTGTGCGCCACGATGCTGAAGCCCATCAAAAAAGGCGGCGCACACAAGACGCGCGGTTTCTTCGGATGGTTCAACCGCTCGTTCAACCGCACTGCAGACAAGTATGCCGCCAGCGTGGGTTACATCCTGAAGCGGCGAGCGCTTCCGCTCATCGCCTATGCCGGCATCGCTATCGGTGTGTTCTTCCTCTTCAAGCACCTGCCCACCGGCTTCCTTCCCGATGAAGACACGGGCTTCCTCTTCACCACGGCACAGCTTCCTCCGGGCGCAACTCGTGAGCAGTCCGTGGCCCTGCTGGAGCGCATGGAGAATCACCTGTTCGAAAAGCACGGTGACTCTCTCATGGGGGTGTTCGGCATCGCGGGATTCAGCTTCTTCGGCTCCGGCCAGAACCAGGTGCTCACCTTCTGTCCGCTCAAGGACTGGAAGGAACGAGCGGGACCAGGTCAAAGTGTAAAAGCGATCCAGGGCGAAACGATGGGCACCTTCATGCAGTTCAAGGAAGCGCTCGCATTCGCCTTTGCGCCGCCCGCCGTGCTTGAGCTTGGCAACGTGAACGGCTTCGACCTCCGTCTCGTAGACAACGCAGGCCTCGGTCACGAAGCGCTGATGAATGCACGCATGCAATTGATCGGCATGGCCGCGCAGAATCCGAAGCTGGTGGGCGTGCGCCCCAACGGCTTGAGCGACACCCCCCAGATGAAGCTGGACGTCGACAACGAGAAGGCCAGCGCGCTGGGTATTTCCCTCGCAGCGATCAACGCGGAACTCGCCAACGTGTGGGGATCCAGCTACGTGAACGACTTCATCGACAAGGGTCGCGTGAAGAAGGTCTTCATCCAGGGCGATGCCACTTCGCGCATGTCTCCGGATGACATCGGCAAATGGTACGTGCGCAACAACAAGGGCGAAATGGTGCCCTTCACCGCCTTCGCCAGTGTGAGCTGGATGCTCGACTCACCGAAACGGGAACGCTTCAACGGCGCGCCTTCCGTGGCCATCAGCGGCGAACCCGCACCGGGCAACAGCTCCGGTGAGGCCATGCGCATCATGGAGGACCTCGCCAAGCAATTGCCTCCCGGCATTGGTTATGCCTGGGCGGGTCTGTCGTATGAAGAGCAGCTTTCCGGAGCCAATTCCGGCGTGCTGTACATCCTCTCGATGCTCATGGTGTTCCTCTGTCTCGCGGCGCTCTATGAGAGCTGGTCCATCCCCATCTCGGTGATGATGGACATGCCGCTGGGTGCGTTGGGCGTGCTCGCTGCGACCTCGCTGCGCGGCCTGCCGAATGACATCTACTTCCAGATTGGTTTCATCACCATCATCGGTCTCTCCGCGAAGAACGCGATTCTCGTGATCGAGTTCGCCAAGGAGGCCTATGATGAAGGCGCCACCTTGATCGATGCGGCCATGCATGCGGTGAGGCAACGTTTGCGTCCCATCTTGATGACCTCAATCGCCTTCTGCCTTGGTGTGCTTCCGCTGGCCACCAGCACCGGCGCCGGCGCGGGCAGCCAGAATGCCATCGGCACCGGCGTGGTCGGCGGAACCATCACCACGACCATTCTCGGTCTCTTCTTCGTGCCGCTCTACTTCGTGACCGTCATGGCGCTCTTCAAGGTGAAGCGCTCCACGCTGAAGAGCCGCACCGCCGGCGAGCAGCCGAAACAACCGGAAGGCGATACGCCACTAGTGGCTGCGGGAGCGTGA